From the genome of Variovorax sp. RA8, one region includes:
- a CDS encoding alpha/beta fold hydrolase — translation MKNFSKLASAFTAIGILTLHLSAPASAATSGAPAKPTVVLVHGAFAESASWNDVARDLRARSFSVVAVANPLRGVKSDADYVAALVGSIPGPVVLVGHSYGGLVISAAAMGKPNVQALVFVAAFAPEVGESAAELSGKFPGSTLGSALAAPVLLPDGAKDLYIQQDKFSKQFAEDVSPALARLMAVSQRPITEGALGEASPAAAWKNVPSWFIYGDRDKNIPAAAQAFMAERAKSMKTVVVKGASHVVMISRPKLVTRLIAEAADAVSTAQP, via the coding sequence CAAGCGCGGCCACATCGGGCGCCCCGGCAAAGCCCACTGTCGTGCTGGTCCACGGCGCCTTCGCCGAATCGGCCAGCTGGAACGACGTGGCACGCGACCTTCGTGCGCGCAGCTTTTCCGTTGTCGCGGTCGCCAATCCGCTTCGCGGCGTGAAGTCCGACGCGGACTACGTGGCAGCCCTCGTGGGGTCGATCCCCGGGCCGGTCGTGCTGGTCGGACATTCGTATGGCGGATTGGTGATTTCCGCCGCGGCGATGGGAAAGCCCAATGTCCAGGCCCTGGTCTTCGTGGCTGCATTCGCCCCCGAGGTGGGCGAATCGGCGGCCGAGTTGTCGGGCAAGTTTCCCGGCAGCACGCTCGGCTCGGCGCTGGCTGCGCCGGTGCTCCTGCCGGACGGCGCCAAGGACCTCTACATCCAGCAGGACAAGTTCAGCAAGCAATTCGCCGAAGACGTGTCACCGGCGCTTGCCCGGTTGATGGCCGTGTCGCAACGTCCCATCACAGAGGGCGCCCTGGGCGAAGCGTCGCCTGCTGCCGCGTGGAAGAACGTGCCCTCCTGGTTCATCTACGGCGACCGAGACAAGAACATTCCGGCTGCCGCGCAGGCCTTCATGGCCGAGCGTGCGAAGTCGATGAAGACGGTCGTGGTCAAGGGCGCTTCCCACGTGGTCATGATCTCGCGGCCGAAGCTTGTGACCCGGCTGATCGCCGAAGCCGCAGACGCGGTCTCTACGGCACAGCCCTGA
- a CDS encoding LuxR C-terminal-related transcriptional regulator, with amino-acid sequence MIGSIDLSVRVCHGDPLVMAGLVALIDQEPGLHVQSGSRPDEGVVDVVVADHACALSLLASASASASASDPSGVAGGLRAPRVIVVTRRDKEGQVMQAIASGAHGYVRQDADPAVNGDCNKRIARKLDISATTVKAHVSRICEKLHVGSRVQVAVKATQRGLVRV; translated from the coding sequence ATGATCGGCTCCATCGATCTGTCTGTGCGTGTGTGCCATGGCGATCCGCTCGTCATGGCCGGTCTCGTCGCGCTCATCGACCAGGAACCGGGGTTGCATGTGCAGTCGGGGAGCAGGCCCGACGAGGGCGTCGTGGACGTGGTCGTGGCCGACCACGCCTGCGCACTGAGCCTGCTTGCTTCGGCATCGGCCTCGGCATCGGCATCGGACCCGTCGGGCGTGGCCGGCGGCTTGCGTGCGCCGCGCGTCATCGTCGTGACGCGGCGGGACAAGGAAGGGCAGGTCATGCAGGCGATCGCCAGTGGGGCGCACGGCTATGTGCGCCAGGACGCGGATCCGGCCGTGAACGGCGATTGCAACAAGCGCATCGCCCGTAAGCTGGACATCTCCGCCACCACCGTCAAGGCACACGTCTCCAGGATCTGCGAGAAGCTGCATGTCGGCTCGAGGGTGCAGGTGGCCGTGAAGGCGACGCAGCGCGGGCTGGTCCGTGTCTGA
- a CDS encoding LuxR C-terminal-related transcriptional regulator, which yields MTAPTQARPIHVAVAHRDPYVAAGIASLLRSRADFVVQSGLPDVDGGDDAVDVLVTDYATGVHRATNVPPGPGGSGPRSFLVVTDQSTGWQIRRAVDAGVRGYLLHDCSVEELSDAVRCVAGGRRYLSCPVADQLLDNFSSAAPTAGEFEVLQLMAQGLANKDIGRRLSIGEGTVKTHVKAILRKLQKPTRIAAIGEAFRRGLLLEASP from the coding sequence ATGACCGCGCCGACCCAGGCCAGGCCGATCCATGTGGCAGTCGCGCACCGCGACCCTTACGTGGCCGCCGGCATCGCATCGCTGCTGCGCTCCCGTGCCGACTTCGTCGTTCAATCAGGCCTCCCCGACGTCGATGGCGGCGACGACGCCGTCGACGTGCTCGTCACGGACTACGCAACCGGCGTTCACAGGGCAACGAATGTCCCGCCCGGCCCGGGCGGCTCCGGGCCGAGGTCTTTCCTCGTGGTCACGGACCAGAGCACCGGATGGCAGATTCGCCGCGCCGTGGACGCTGGCGTGCGCGGCTACCTTCTGCATGATTGCTCGGTCGAGGAACTCTCGGACGCGGTGCGCTGCGTTGCAGGGGGACGCAGGTACCTGTCCTGCCCGGTGGCCGACCAGTTGCTGGACAACTTCTCGTCCGCCGCGCCGACCGCCGGTGAATTCGAAGTGCTCCAGCTTATGGCGCAGGGCCTGGCCAACAAGGACATCGGCCGGCGCCTGAGCATCGGCGAAGGCACCGTCAAGACCCATGTGAAGGCGATCCTGCGCAAGCTCCAGAAGCCGACACGGATTGCCGCGATCGGCGAAGCCTTTCGCCGGGGACTGCTGCTGGAGGCATCGCCATGA